A portion of the Pseudomonas synxantha BG33R genome contains these proteins:
- a CDS encoding alkaline phosphatase family protein → MKHTVILVVLDGLNFEVARHAMGHLQAYVGAGRAALYKLECELPALSRPLYECILTGVPPIDSGIVHNNVSRLSNQRSIFHYATDAGLATAAAAYHWVSELYNRTPFVAARDRHTDNKALTIQHGHFYWTDHYPDSHLFADAESLRLKHAPNFLLVHPMNIDDAGHKHGLDTAQYRNSARSADIILADYLQGWLDAGYQVLVTADHGMNNDRSHNGLLPQEREVPLFVLGDAFSLDADAAPKQTDLCGTVCELLGVPHDKPVCRELLK, encoded by the coding sequence ATGAAGCACACTGTCATCCTTGTCGTGCTCGACGGCCTGAATTTCGAGGTCGCCCGGCACGCCATGGGGCACTTGCAGGCCTACGTCGGCGCAGGACGCGCAGCCCTCTACAAACTGGAATGCGAACTGCCCGCCCTGTCCCGCCCGTTGTATGAATGCATCCTCACCGGCGTGCCACCGATTGACAGCGGCATTGTCCATAACAACGTCTCGCGCCTGTCCAACCAGCGCAGCATTTTCCACTACGCCACCGATGCTGGCTTGGCCACGGCAGCGGCGGCTTACCATTGGGTCAGCGAGTTGTACAACCGCACGCCCTTCGTCGCCGCGCGTGATCGCCACACCGACAACAAGGCGCTGACGATCCAGCACGGGCATTTCTACTGGACTGACCACTATCCGGATTCCCATCTGTTCGCCGATGCCGAAAGCCTGCGGCTCAAGCACGCGCCCAACTTTTTGCTGGTGCATCCGATGAATATCGACGATGCCGGCCACAAGCATGGCCTCGACACCGCGCAATACCGCAACAGCGCCCGTTCGGCCGACATTATCCTGGCCGACTACCTACAAGGCTGGCTCGACGCCGGCTACCAGGTGCTGGTCACGGCCGACCACGGCATGAACAACGACCGCTCTCACAACGGCCTATTGCCGCAAGAGCGCGAAGTGCCGCTGTTTGTCCTCGGTGACGCCTTCAGCCTGGATGCCGACGCCGCGCCGAAACAAACCGATCTGTGCGGTACCGTCTGCGAACTGCTCGGCGTCCCCCACGACAAACCTGTATGCCGGGAGCTGTTGAAATGA
- a CDS encoding di-heme-cytochrome C peroxidase, with protein MRTFSRVLLLILIALGLILAVVLYYTLNPKLPDYVPVKQVHYQDQWSAADRQTYYFTPQGTQVKGLHYDWFTALELPFSEQRFAAPEYLARFGFLVDPKQVPTPQNPGNLPVGFARHQNADSQVQYLDITCAACHTGQLHFKGQALRIDGGSAQHVLPSSVPTLRGGSFGQALVASLAATYYNPWKFERFARKVLGDQYDTQHNQLRQDFKQSLNQFLKVAWNDTHRGLYPTEEGPGRTDAFGRIANASFGDAISPDNYRVANAPVDYPQLWDIWTFDWVQWNGSAQQPMARNIGEALGVGATLAFFDSAGQPLQGDARYPSSVRVRDLHLIEETLQRLKPPTWPEDLFGAIDKPLAAQGRALFAENCAGCHIPAVTEENGRPVQQLKMLPVDYIGTDPGTASNIADQRYDLSALQWDPAELAQLNVELHPSPTAPLDLKKMSVAQGLAYVTAFVEEHAYRAAGVTPAERPSLDGFGLPIGVRELRAYKARPLAGVWATPPFLHNGSVPTIYQLLSPQDERSTTFYKGTFNYDPRHLGFETASFKNAFLFDTRITGNHNSGHEFRAGARGNGVIGRGLLPQERWALLEYLKVLGGPLEHQLP; from the coding sequence TTGCGCACTTTTTCCCGTGTTTTACTCCTGATACTGATCGCCCTGGGCCTGATTCTGGCCGTGGTGCTCTATTACACCCTCAACCCCAAGCTACCGGACTACGTGCCAGTAAAGCAGGTGCACTACCAGGATCAATGGAGTGCCGCTGACCGTCAGACCTACTACTTCACGCCCCAGGGCACCCAGGTAAAGGGCCTGCACTACGACTGGTTCACGGCCCTGGAGCTGCCGTTCTCCGAGCAACGCTTTGCCGCGCCGGAATACCTGGCGCGCTTTGGTTTTCTGGTCGACCCCAAGCAAGTGCCCACCCCGCAAAACCCTGGCAACCTGCCGGTAGGCTTTGCCCGACACCAGAACGCCGACAGCCAGGTTCAATACCTGGATATCACCTGTGCGGCCTGCCACACCGGTCAATTGCACTTCAAGGGCCAGGCCCTGCGTATCGACGGTGGCTCGGCGCAACACGTGCTGCCCTCCAGCGTACCCACCTTGCGGGGCGGCAGTTTTGGCCAAGCCCTGGTCGCCAGCCTTGCCGCTACGTATTACAACCCGTGGAAGTTCGAGCGCTTCGCCCGCAAAGTCCTGGGTGATCAGTACGATACCCAGCACAATCAGCTGCGCCAGGACTTCAAACAATCGCTGAACCAGTTCCTCAAAGTCGCCTGGAATGATACCCATCGCGGCCTCTATCCCACCGAAGAAGGCCCCGGTCGTACTGACGCCTTCGGGCGCATCGCCAATGCCAGCTTTGGCGACGCTATTTCCCCCGACAATTATCGTGTCGCCAATGCCCCAGTGGACTACCCGCAGTTGTGGGATATCTGGACATTCGACTGGGTGCAGTGGAATGGCTCGGCTCAGCAACCCATGGCGCGCAATATCGGTGAAGCCCTTGGTGTAGGCGCAACCCTGGCCTTCTTCGACAGTGCCGGCCAACCGCTCCAGGGCGACGCTCGCTACCCGTCCAGCGTACGCGTGCGGGACCTGCACCTGATCGAAGAAACCCTGCAACGCCTCAAGCCGCCAACCTGGCCGGAGGACTTGTTTGGCGCCATCGACAAACCCCTCGCCGCCCAGGGCCGCGCACTCTTCGCCGAAAACTGTGCTGGCTGCCATATACCCGCGGTCACCGAGGAAAATGGCCGCCCGGTGCAGCAGTTGAAAATGCTGCCGGTGGACTACATCGGCACCGACCCCGGCACCGCCAGCAACATTGCCGACCAGCGTTATGACCTCAGCGCCCTGCAATGGGACCCGGCCGAACTGGCCCAACTCAATGTTGAACTACACCCTTCGCCCACCGCGCCACTGGATCTGAAAAAAATGTCCGTGGCCCAGGGGCTGGCCTACGTAACCGCCTTTGTCGAAGAACATGCCTACCGCGCCGCCGGCGTGACCCCGGCCGAGCGCCCGAGCCTGGATGGGTTCGGCCTGCCGATTGGCGTGCGCGAATTACGCGCCTATAAAGCGCGACCACTGGCAGGCGTATGGGCTACCCCGCCGTTCCTGCACAACGGTTCGGTGCCGACGATCTACCAACTGCTTTCGCCCCAGGACGAGCGCAGCACCACCTTCTATAAAGGCACGTTCAACTACGATCCACGCCATCTGGGCTTTGAAACCGCCTCGTTCAAGAATGCCTTCCTGTTCGATACCCGAATCACCGGCAATCACAACAGCGGCCACGAGTTCCGTGCTGGCGCACGGGGCAATGGCGTCATTGGCCGTGGCTTGCTGCCCCAGGAGCGCTGGGCGCTGCTCGAATACCTCAAAGTACTGGGCGGCCCGCTGGAGCACCAACTGCCATGA
- a CDS encoding carboxy terminal-processing peptidase, translated as MKHLFPSTALAFFIGLGFASMSTNTFAANSWDNLQPDRDEVIASLNVVELLKRHHYSKPPLDDARSVIIYDSYLKLLDPSRSYFLASDIAEFDKWKTQFDDFLKGGDLQPGFTIYKRYLDRVKARLDFALGELNKGIDKLDFTQKETLLVDRKDAPWLTSTAALDDLWRKRVKDEVLRLKIAGKEPKAIQELLTKRYKNQLARLDQTRAEDIFQAYINTFAMSYDPHTNYLSPDNAENFDINMSLSLEGIGAVLQSDNDQVKIVRLVPAGPADKTKQVAPADKIIGVAQADKEMVDVVGWRLDEVVKLIRGPKGSVVRLEVIPHTNAPNDQTSKIVSITREAVKLEDQAVQKKVLNLKQDGKDYKLGVIEIPAFYLDFKAFRAGDPDYKSTTRDVKKILTELQKEKVDGVVIDLRNNGGGSLQEATELTSLFIDKGPTVLVRNADGRVDVLEDENPGAFYKGPMALLVNRLSASASEIFAGAMQDYHRALIIGGQTFGKGTVQTIQPLNHGELKLTLAKFYRVSGQSTQHQGVLPDIDFPSIIDTKEIGESALPEAMPWDTIRPAIKPASDPFKPFLTQLKADHDTRSAKDAEFVFIRDKLALAKKLMEEKTVSLNEADRRAQHSSIENQQLVLENTRRKAKGEDPLKELKKEDEDALPTEADKTKPEDDAYLAETGRILLDYLKITKQVAKQ; from the coding sequence ATGAAGCATCTGTTCCCCAGCACCGCCCTCGCTTTTTTCATTGGTCTCGGCTTCGCGTCGATGTCGACCAATACGTTCGCAGCCAATAGCTGGGACAACCTTCAGCCTGATCGCGATGAGGTGATTGCCAGCCTTAACGTTGTCGAGTTGCTCAAGCGCCATCACTACAGCAAGCCGCCGCTGGACGACGCTCGCTCGGTGATCATCTACGACAGCTACCTCAAGCTGCTGGATCCGTCGCGCAGCTACTTCCTGGCCAGCGATATCGCTGAGTTCGACAAGTGGAAGACGCAGTTCGACGACTTCCTCAAAGGCGGCGACCTGCAGCCCGGCTTCACCATCTACAAGCGTTACCTGGACCGCGTCAAAGCGCGTCTGGACTTCGCCCTGGGTGAGCTGAACAAAGGCATCGACAAGCTCGACTTCACCCAGAAGGAAACCCTTCTGGTGGATCGCAAGGATGCCCCTTGGCTGACCAGCACGGCAGCGCTGGACGACCTGTGGCGCAAACGCGTCAAGGACGAAGTGCTGCGCTTGAAGATCGCCGGCAAAGAGCCCAAGGCCATTCAGGAACTGTTGACCAAGCGCTACAAGAATCAGTTGGCGCGCCTGGACCAGACCCGTGCCGAAGATATCTTCCAGGCCTACATCAACACCTTCGCGATGTCCTACGACCCGCACACCAATTATCTGTCACCGGATAACGCGGAAAATTTTGATATCAACATGAGTCTGTCCCTGGAAGGCATCGGTGCCGTCCTGCAAAGCGACAATGACCAGGTCAAGATCGTACGTTTGGTACCGGCAGGCCCGGCAGACAAGACCAAGCAGGTCGCCCCGGCAGACAAGATCATTGGCGTGGCCCAGGCCGACAAAGAGATGGTCGATGTGGTCGGCTGGCGCCTGGACGAAGTGGTCAAGCTGATCCGAGGGCCAAAAGGCAGTGTGGTGCGCCTGGAAGTGATTCCGCACACCAACGCACCGAACGACCAGACCAGCAAGATCGTGTCCATCACCCGTGAAGCGGTGAAGCTCGAAGACCAGGCGGTGCAGAAGAAAGTCCTTAACCTCAAGCAGGATGGCAAGGACTACAAGCTGGGCGTGATTGAGATCCCGGCCTTCTACCTGGACTTCAAGGCGTTCCGTGCCGGTGACCCGGACTACAAGTCCACCACCCGCGACGTGAAGAAAATCCTGACGGAACTGCAGAAGGAAAAAGTCGACGGCGTGGTCATCGACCTGCGCAACAACGGCGGCGGTTCCCTGCAAGAAGCCACCGAGCTGACCAGCCTGTTTATCGACAAGGGCCCAACCGTATTGGTCCGCAATGCTGATGGGCGTGTCGACGTGCTGGAAGACGAGAACCCGGGCGCCTTCTACAAGGGGCCGATGGCGTTGCTGGTCAACCGTCTCTCGGCCTCCGCTTCGGAGATTTTCGCCGGTGCCATGCAGGACTATCACCGTGCGTTGATCATCGGCGGCCAGACGTTCGGCAAGGGCACCGTGCAGACCATCCAGCCGCTGAACCATGGCGAGCTGAAACTGACGCTGGCCAAGTTCTACCGGGTTTCCGGGCAGAGCACCCAGCATCAGGGCGTGCTGCCGGATATCGATTTCCCGTCGATTATCGACACCAAGGAAATCGGCGAAAGCGCGCTGCCTGAAGCCATGCCATGGGACACCATCCGCCCTGCGATCAAGCCGGCGTCGGATCCGTTCAAGCCGTTCCTGACGCAGTTGAAAGCAGACCACGACACCCGCTCTGCCAAGGATGCCGAGTTCGTGTTTATCCGCGACAAGCTGGCCCTGGCCAAGAAGCTGATGGAAGAGAAAACCGTCAGCCTCAACGAAGCGGATCGCCGTGCACAGCACTCCAGCATCGAGAATCAGCAATTGGTGCTGGAAAACACCCGCCGCAAAGCCAAGGGTGAAGATCCGCTCAAAGAGCTGAAGAAAGAAGATGAAGATGCCTTGCCGACCGAAGCGGATAAAACCAAACCGGAAGACGATGCCTACTTGGCCGAGACTGGCCGGATCCTCCTCGACTACCTGAAGATCACCAAGCAGGTGGCCAAGCAGTAA
- a CDS encoding FKBP-type peptidyl-prolyl cis-trans isomerase yields the protein MKQHRLAAAVALVSLVLAGCDSQTSVELKTPAQKASYGIGLNMGKSLAQEGMDDLDSKAVAQGIEDAVGKKEQKLKDDELVEAFAALQKRAEERMTKMSEESAAAGKKFLEDNAKKDGVVTTASGLQYKIVKKADGAQPKPTDVVTVHYTGKLTNGTTFDSSVDRGSPIDLPVSGVIPGWVEGLQLMHVGEKVELYIPSDLAYGAQSPSPAIPANSVLVFDLELLGIKDPAKAEAADAPAAPAAKK from the coding sequence ATGAAACAGCATCGGTTGGCGGCGGCGGTGGCCCTGGTTAGCCTGGTACTTGCGGGTTGTGATTCGCAGACCAGCGTAGAGCTGAAAACCCCGGCGCAAAAAGCTTCCTACGGCATCGGCCTGAACATGGGCAAGAGCCTTGCCCAAGAAGGCATGGATGACCTGGACTCCAAAGCGGTAGCCCAAGGCATCGAAGATGCTGTCGGCAAGAAAGAGCAGAAGCTCAAAGATGACGAGCTGGTCGAAGCCTTCGCCGCGCTGCAAAAGCGTGCCGAAGAGCGCATGACCAAAATGAGCGAAGAGTCGGCAGCTGCCGGCAAGAAATTCCTCGAAGACAACGCCAAGAAAGACGGCGTCGTCACCACCGCTTCCGGTCTGCAGTACAAGATCGTGAAGAAGGCCGACGGCGCACAGCCCAAGCCAACCGACGTGGTGACTGTTCACTACACCGGCAAGCTCACCAACGGCACCACCTTTGATAGCTCCGTGGATCGCGGCAGCCCGATTGACCTGCCGGTCAGCGGCGTGATCCCGGGTTGGGTCGAAGGCCTGCAACTGATGCACGTAGGCGAGAAGGTCGAGCTGTACATCCCGTCTGACCTGGCCTACGGCGCCCAGAGCCCGAGCCCGGCGATTCCAGCCAACTCCGTGCTGGTATTCGACCTGGAACTGCTGGGCATCAAGGACCCAGCCAAGGCAGAAGCTGCTGACGCACCTGCTGCACCAGCCGCCAAGAAGTAA
- a CDS encoding HAD family hydrolase yields MALVIFDLDDTLIHGDCATLWSEQMGRLGWVDPESFMRRNNELMDAYSRGELRMEDFMDFSLEPMIGRTPEEIEHLVEPWVEDVIEPLIYSDATKTIARHRANGDRILVISASGTHLVTPIAARIGIEEVLGINLDVGHGVYSGKTIGVLTYREGKITRLLEWLEQEGETLEGAYFYSDSRNDLPLLLKIDHPQVVNPDPVLRAHAEQAGWPIHHWT; encoded by the coding sequence ATGGCATTGGTAATTTTTGATCTGGACGACACCCTGATCCACGGCGACTGCGCCACCCTGTGGAGCGAACAGATGGGCCGCCTGGGCTGGGTAGACCCTGAGTCGTTCATGCGCAGGAACAACGAATTGATGGACGCCTACAGCCGAGGCGAGTTGCGCATGGAAGACTTCATGGACTTCAGCCTGGAGCCGATGATCGGCCGCACTCCGGAAGAAATCGAGCATCTGGTGGAGCCGTGGGTCGAGGACGTGATCGAGCCGCTGATCTATAGCGACGCCACCAAGACCATCGCCCGCCACCGTGCGAATGGCGACCGGATCCTGGTGATTTCCGCCTCGGGCACTCACCTGGTCACGCCGATTGCGGCGCGTATCGGTATTGAAGAAGTGTTGGGGATTAACCTGGACGTCGGCCACGGCGTGTACAGCGGCAAGACCATAGGCGTGCTGACCTATCGTGAAGGCAAGATCACGCGCCTGCTGGAATGGCTGGAGCAGGAAGGGGAAACGCTGGAGGGCGCGTATTTCTACTCGGATTCGCGCAATGACCTGCCGCTATTGCTCAAGATCGACCACCCGCAGGTGGTGAACCCGGACCCGGTGTTGCGCGCCCACGCCGAACAGGCCGGCTGGCCGATCCACCATTGGACCTGA
- a CDS encoding YkvA family protein: MKPPFNFTRFLPMAARLLGRGRLPTLLFAVAAKGSSQGNRLGQLKDDLKLLQALCLAYWRGEYRAISPKALISVVAGLMYFLSPIDAIPDFIPMFGMFDDIAVLAWVMKTLSGELSAFRAWRDAQRPEKLAVVERLPATPELLAQENPQKN, from the coding sequence ATGAAACCACCCTTCAATTTCACCCGTTTTCTGCCCATGGCCGCGCGCCTGCTGGGCCGTGGACGTTTGCCGACCTTGCTGTTTGCCGTTGCGGCCAAAGGCTCAAGCCAGGGCAATCGCCTGGGCCAGCTCAAGGATGATCTCAAATTGCTCCAAGCCCTGTGCCTGGCTTACTGGCGCGGCGAATACCGAGCGATCAGCCCCAAGGCGTTGATCTCGGTGGTGGCGGGGTTGATGTACTTTCTGAGCCCGATTGACGCGATCCCGGACTTCATCCCGATGTTCGGCATGTTCGACGACATCGCGGTGCTGGCATGGGTCATGAAGACCCTGAGTGGCGAACTGAGCGCCTTTCGCGCCTGGCGGGATGCGCAACGCCCGGAAAAACTCGCGGTGGTTGAGCGCCTCCCTGCAACCCCTGAGCTGCTGGCCCAGGAAAACCCACAAAAAAACTAA
- a CDS encoding ABC transporter permease, giving the protein MSRGKWLALLCLVPFALFFIVFEIAPLVWVLINSLQTEESGWGVDNFTRIFSSKFYRQAIQFSLEISFYSSIFGIVIATLGSYSLRRVDSPLRNFVTAFANMTSNFSGVPLAFAFIILLGFNGSITIMLKQAGIIQDFNLYSKTGLIILYTYFQIPLGVLLLYPAFDALREDWRESAALLGANGWQFWRHIGLPVLTPALLGTFVILLANALGAYATVYALTTGNFNVLPIRIAGLVSGDVSLDPNMASALAVVLVALMTVVTVVHQLLLKRNYHVSR; this is encoded by the coding sequence ATGAGCCGCGGCAAATGGCTGGCGCTACTGTGCCTGGTGCCCTTCGCACTGTTCTTTATCGTGTTCGAGATCGCGCCGCTGGTATGGGTGCTGATCAACAGCCTGCAGACCGAAGAGTCCGGTTGGGGCGTGGATAACTTCACACGGATCTTCAGTTCGAAGTTCTACCGGCAGGCGATTCAGTTCAGCCTGGAGATCAGTTTCTACTCCAGCATCTTCGGCATCGTCATCGCCACCCTGGGCAGTTATTCGTTGCGCCGGGTGGATTCGCCGCTGCGCAACTTCGTCACGGCCTTTGCCAACATGACCAGCAACTTCTCAGGCGTGCCCCTGGCCTTCGCGTTCATCATCCTGCTGGGCTTCAACGGCAGCATCACCATCATGCTCAAGCAGGCCGGGATCATTCAGGACTTCAACCTGTACTCCAAGACCGGCTTGATCATCCTCTACACCTACTTCCAGATTCCTCTCGGAGTGCTGTTGCTCTACCCGGCCTTTGATGCATTGCGCGAAGACTGGCGTGAGTCGGCTGCGCTGCTCGGCGCCAATGGCTGGCAGTTCTGGCGACATATCGGCTTGCCGGTGCTCACCCCTGCCCTGCTTGGCACTTTCGTCATCCTGTTGGCCAACGCCCTTGGCGCCTACGCCACGGTCTACGCCCTGACCACCGGCAACTTCAACGTGCTGCCGATCCGCATCGCGGGGCTGGTCTCTGGTGATGTGTCGCTGGACCCGAACATGGCCAGCGCCCTGGCCGTGGTGCTGGTAGCGCTGATGACGGTGGTCACCGTGGTCCATCAACTGCTGCTCAAGAGGAACTACCATGTCTCGCGCTGA
- a CDS encoding ABC transporter ATP-binding protein: MSFVSVQHLQKSYSGTPVFSDINCEIAKGEFVTLLGPSGCGKSTLLRCIAGLTSVDSGTILLDGQDIVPLSPQKRQIGMVFQSYALFPNMTVEQNVAFGLRMQKVNADDSHKRVQEVLQLVELKELAGRYPHQMSGGQCQRVALARSLVTRPRLLLLDEPLSALDARIRKHLREQIRQIQRELGLTTIFVTHDQEEALTMSDRIFLMNQGKIVQSGDAETLYTAPVDAFAAGFIGNYNLLDADKASQLLQRPINGRIAIRPEAIELSRSGELDALVRSHSLLGNVIRYRIEARGVELVVDVLNRSADDLHPDGQRLALSIDPSALCEVA, translated from the coding sequence ATGAGCTTCGTCAGCGTCCAACATCTGCAAAAAAGCTACTCCGGCACGCCAGTGTTCAGCGATATCAACTGTGAAATCGCCAAGGGCGAGTTCGTCACCCTGCTCGGCCCGTCCGGTTGCGGCAAGTCCACCCTGCTGCGTTGCATCGCAGGGTTAACCTCGGTAGACAGCGGCACAATCCTGCTGGATGGGCAGGACATCGTGCCCCTGAGCCCGCAGAAACGTCAGATCGGCATGGTGTTCCAGAGCTACGCGCTGTTCCCCAACATGACCGTGGAGCAGAACGTTGCGTTCGGCCTGCGCATGCAAAAGGTCAACGCCGACGACAGCCACAAGCGCGTGCAGGAAGTGCTGCAATTGGTTGAGCTAAAGGAGCTGGCCGGCCGCTATCCGCACCAGATGTCCGGGGGCCAGTGCCAGCGTGTCGCCCTCGCCCGCTCCCTGGTGACCCGCCCGCGCCTGCTGTTGCTCGATGAACCGCTGTCGGCATTGGATGCACGTATTCGCAAGCACTTGCGCGAACAGATCCGCCAGATCCAGCGCGAACTGGGGCTGACCACGATTTTTGTGACCCATGACCAGGAAGAAGCCCTGACCATGTCCGACCGTATCTTTCTGATGAATCAGGGCAAGATCGTACAAAGCGGCGATGCCGAAACCCTCTACACTGCGCCGGTGGATGCCTTCGCCGCCGGTTTTATCGGTAACTACAACCTGCTCGACGCCGACAAGGCCAGCCAGTTGTTGCAACGGCCAATCAACGGGCGCATTGCCATTCGCCCCGAGGCCATCGAGTTGAGCCGCAGCGGCGAGCTCGATGCGCTGGTGCGCAGCCACAGCTTGCTGGGTAACGTGATTCGCTACCGCATCGAAGCCCGTGGCGTGGAATTGGTGGTCGACGTACTCAATCGCTCGGCCGACGACCTTCACCCGGACGGCCAGCGCCTGGCACTTTCCATCGACCCCAGCGCCCTGTGTGAAGTAGCCTGA
- a CDS encoding ABC transporter permease, producing the protein MSRADAGPASLYHRVVVYLLFLILVLPLIGTFVYSISSSWSATILPAGFSVKWYVQLWSDPRFLMAFEQSLLVCVGALILSVVLILPLLFVVHYHFPKLDALMNILILLPFAVPPVVSSVGLLQLYGSGPLAMVGTPWILIGCYFTVALPFMYRAITNNLQAINLRDLMDASQLLGASTWQAAILVVLPNLRKGLMVALLLSFSFLFGEFVFANILVGTRYETLQVYLNNMRNSSGHFTSAVVISYFFFVLVLTWAANILNKDKSQ; encoded by the coding sequence ATGTCTCGCGCTGATGCCGGCCCGGCCTCCCTCTACCATCGGGTAGTGGTGTACCTGCTGTTCCTTATTCTGGTACTGCCGCTGATCGGCACCTTTGTCTACTCGATCTCCAGCAGTTGGTCGGCGACTATCCTGCCCGCCGGCTTCAGCGTGAAATGGTACGTACAACTGTGGAGCGACCCGCGCTTTCTGATGGCGTTCGAGCAATCGTTGCTGGTGTGTGTGGGCGCGTTGATCCTTTCGGTGGTATTGATTTTGCCGCTGCTGTTCGTGGTGCATTACCACTTTCCCAAGCTTGATGCGCTGATGAACATTCTGATTCTGCTGCCCTTCGCGGTGCCGCCGGTGGTGTCTTCAGTCGGTTTGCTGCAACTGTACGGTTCCGGGCCGTTGGCGATGGTGGGTACGCCGTGGATTCTGATCGGTTGCTACTTCACCGTGGCGCTGCCGTTCATGTACCGGGCGATCACCAACAACCTGCAAGCCATCAACCTGCGCGACCTGATGGACGCCTCGCAACTGCTCGGCGCCAGCACCTGGCAAGCGGCGATCCTGGTGGTGCTGCCTAACCTGCGCAAAGGCCTGATGGTGGCATTGCTGCTGTCGTTCTCGTTCCTGTTCGGTGAGTTCGTGTTTGCCAACATCCTCGTCGGCACGCGCTACGAGACCCTGCAGGTGTACCTCAACAACATGCGCAACAGCAGCGGCCACTTCACCAGTGCCGTTGTGATCTCCTATTTCTTCTTTGTGCTGGTGCTGACCTGGGCCGCCAATATCTTGAACAAGGACAAAAGCCAATGA
- a CDS encoding helix-turn-helix domain-containing protein: MDIQIISRDGAPEYAVLPWDQYQALLKAAGQQPPTPASSPAASAAIDQDLRPLADLRGLREAKGLAIETLARTVGISPSYLGLIESGERQPDAAIRRSLAWELGVAGWRDES, translated from the coding sequence ATGGATATTCAGATCATTTCACGCGATGGCGCACCCGAATATGCGGTGTTGCCATGGGACCAGTACCAGGCGCTGCTAAAAGCTGCCGGTCAGCAGCCACCTACACCCGCTTCTTCCCCTGCCGCCTCTGCCGCCATCGACCAGGACCTGCGACCGCTCGCAGACCTGCGCGGCTTGCGTGAAGCCAAGGGCCTGGCTATCGAGACCCTGGCACGCACGGTGGGGATCAGCCCCTCGTACCTTGGTTTGATTGAAAGTGGTGAACGCCAGCCGGATGCCGCCATTCGCCGCAGCCTGGCCTGGGAATTGGGCGTGGCAGGTTGGAGGGATGAGTCTTGA
- a CDS encoding catalase family protein: MLARLWLRLGAFLGKTLLWLVGVGLLGWLLATVWFAWQHSGPVSADEQIPPGEAAMTQGIIQTAVRIVDQHREGTRYLRDAHAKAHGCVKAEVSVLADLDPALRQGVFAEPGKIWQATMRLSNGNAYPQFDSIRDARGMAIKLLDVPGKQLMADQQARTEQDFVMFSHPNFFVSDVAEYAQNIGAQADGKKVLAFFPKLDPRSWQVRHLFIALATLAPAPASPTQTTYFSVSPYKFGAANAKFRVAPDPQSCPDYALPKQNQALPNFLRSALNQQLSTDRVAACFVLQIQRQNPQKFMPIEDTSIEWKESDAPYETVAKVRIPAQDFDTPAQNLACDNQSFNPWFGLEAHRPIGGINRLRKAVYEAVSDYRHSRNAP, from the coding sequence ATGCTCGCTCGTCTCTGGCTGCGTCTCGGCGCTTTTCTCGGCAAAACCCTGTTGTGGCTGGTGGGCGTTGGGCTGTTGGGGTGGCTACTGGCGACCGTATGGTTCGCCTGGCAGCACAGTGGCCCGGTGTCAGCGGATGAACAGATCCCGCCGGGTGAAGCAGCGATGACCCAAGGCATCATCCAGACCGCCGTACGCATCGTTGACCAGCACCGCGAAGGCACACGCTACCTGCGCGATGCCCATGCCAAGGCCCATGGTTGCGTGAAAGCCGAGGTCAGCGTTCTGGCGGATCTCGACCCGGCCTTGCGCCAGGGCGTGTTCGCAGAGCCGGGCAAGATCTGGCAGGCGACGATGCGCCTGTCCAACGGCAACGCCTACCCGCAATTCGACAGCATCCGCGATGCCCGCGGCATGGCGATCAAGCTATTGGATGTGCCGGGCAAGCAACTGATGGCCGACCAGCAAGCCCGCACTGAGCAGGATTTCGTGATGTTCAGCCACCCGAATTTCTTTGTCAGCGATGTCGCGGAATATGCGCAGAACATCGGCGCGCAAGCGGATGGCAAGAAGGTCCTGGCGTTCTTTCCCAAGCTCGACCCGCGCAGTTGGCAAGTACGTCACCTGTTTATCGCCCTGGCAACGCTGGCGCCCGCACCGGCCAGCCCGACGCAGACGACTTACTTTTCAGTGTCGCCCTACAAGTTTGGCGCGGCAAACGCCAAGTTTCGCGTCGCCCCCGACCCGCAAAGCTGCCCGGATTATGCGCTGCCCAAACAGAACCAGGCTCTGCCGAACTTCCTGCGCAGCGCCCTCAATCAGCAACTGTCCACCGACCGCGTAGCGGCCTGTTTCGTGCTGCAGATCCAACGGCAGAACCCGCAAAAGTTCATGCCCATCGAAGACACCAGCATCGAATGGAAGGAAAGCGACGCGCCGTATGAAACCGTAGCCAAGGTCAGGATTCCCGCTCAGGATTTCGACACTCCCGCGCAGAACCTGGCCTGCGATAACCAGTCGTTCAACCCGTGGTTTGGTTTGGAAGCGCACCGTCCCATCGGCGGTATCAATCGGTTGCGCAAGGCGGTGTATGAAGCGGTCAGCGATTACCGTCACAGCCGCAACGCACCGTAA